A section of the Roseivirga sp. BDSF3-8 genome encodes:
- the aroF gene encoding 3-deoxy-7-phosphoheptulonate synthase, with the protein MIIQLDKNISEKNKKAITDKMSSLKFKPTEVLTQKGDYLIGTGKADFDIRDLGQMAGIQDIHMVSDDYQLVSRKWKVDYTTIDLGDGVKVGANDFAIMAGPCSIESEEQIVKVIDHLKANNVKIMRGGVYKPRSSPYSFRGLGIDGLKLWHQHAKAAGIKIITEVMQVSQIAEMYDYIDMYQVGARNTQNFNLLDELGKVDKPVLIKRGISGTIEELLYSAEYVFSGGNERLLLCERGIRTYEKASRNTMDLNAIPILKEKTHLPIIADPSHGIGIRHHVEPITLASIMAGADGVIFETHEIPEKAYSDGQQTLNFRESDNMIARIRKTLELRESF; encoded by the coding sequence ATGATTATTCAGCTCGATAAAAATATAAGCGAAAAGAACAAGAAGGCGATCACGGATAAGATGAGCAGCCTGAAATTTAAGCCCACCGAAGTACTGACGCAGAAAGGCGACTACCTGATCGGTACCGGCAAGGCTGACTTTGATATCCGCGACCTGGGCCAGATGGCAGGCATACAGGATATCCACATGGTAAGCGATGACTACCAGCTTGTAAGCCGCAAGTGGAAGGTGGACTACACGACCATAGACCTGGGCGACGGCGTGAAGGTAGGTGCCAATGACTTTGCCATTATGGCCGGTCCCTGCTCTATCGAAAGCGAAGAGCAGATCGTGAAGGTAATAGACCACCTGAAGGCGAACAACGTGAAGATCATGCGCGGTGGTGTGTATAAGCCCCGTAGCTCCCCGTACAGCTTCCGTGGCCTGGGCATCGACGGCCTGAAGCTGTGGCACCAGCACGCGAAAGCGGCGGGTATCAAGATCATTACGGAAGTCATGCAGGTGAGCCAGATCGCGGAGATGTACGACTACATCGACATGTACCAGGTGGGTGCGCGTAACACGCAGAACTTTAACCTGCTGGACGAACTGGGTAAGGTGGACAAGCCTGTACTGATCAAGCGCGGTATCAGCGGCACCATCGAGGAGCTGCTTTACAGTGCGGAGTACGTATTCAGCGGCGGTAACGAGCGCCTGCTGCTTTGTGAGCGCGGTATCCGTACCTACGAGAAGGCGAGCCGTAACACGATGGACCTGAACGCCATTCCGATCCTGAAGGAGAAAACGCACCTGCCCATCATCGCCGACCCCAGCCACGGTATCGGTATCCGCCACCACGTGGAGCCCATCACCCTGGCCAGCATCATGGCAGGCGCAGACGGCGTAATCTTCGAAACCCACGAGATCCCCGAAAAAGCCTACTCCGACGGCCAGCAAACCCTCAACTTTCGCGAATCAGACAACATGATCGCCCGCATCAGGAAGACATTGGAGCTTAGAGAGAGTTTTTAA
- a CDS encoding aminodeoxychorismate/anthranilate synthase component II, which translates to MKILVLDNYDSFVYNLVHILHELGYGDSTDVIRNDKITLDEVEAYDKVLLSPGPGIPEEAGIMPELIKRYAPTKSMFGVCLGHQAIAEAFGAKLFNMPEVLHGVANRIRISHMDDRLFKGIPEDLNVCRYHSWSVVADSMNGALEATALDETGNIMALRHKEYDVRGVQFHPESILTEHGKTMIKNWLEK; encoded by the coding sequence ATGAAGATCCTCGTACTAGATAATTATGATAGCTTCGTGTATAACCTGGTGCACATACTGCACGAGCTGGGTTATGGCGACAGCACAGACGTGATCCGCAACGACAAGATCACGCTGGATGAGGTGGAGGCCTATGATAAGGTGCTCCTGAGCCCGGGCCCGGGCATACCGGAAGAAGCGGGCATTATGCCCGAACTCATCAAACGATACGCGCCCACCAAAAGCATGTTTGGCGTATGCCTGGGACACCAGGCGATAGCGGAGGCCTTTGGGGCCAAGCTATTTAACATGCCTGAGGTACTGCACGGCGTGGCCAACCGTATCCGCATCAGTCATATGGACGACCGCCTGTTTAAGGGCATACCGGAAGACCTGAATGTATGCCGCTACCATAGCTGGAGCGTGGTGGCGGACAGCATGAACGGCGCCCTGGAAGCGACGGCACTGGACGAAACGGGCAACATTATGGCGCTGCGGCACAAGGAATATGACGTGCGCGGTGTGCAGTTTCACCCGGAGAGCATCCTGACGGAGCACGGCAAAACAATGATTAAAAACTGGCTGGAAAAATGA
- a CDS encoding DUF4062 domain-containing protein produces the protein MKDIKEIKVFIASPSDVQKEREICQKEIDRLNKTQGSQEGFNIKLLKWEDTRPSTGEYAQGEINKQIGTDYDIFIGIMWLKFGSPTKNAGSGTEEEFNIAYQNFLKGSDITIMFYFSEVPSNPSNIDLEQFSKVKEFQKTVGSYGSLYKPYSSLADFKDLVHDHLYLAISEKLKNKEQETKSKDTANELENDEITFEFTEKFENHLNNVGTKFSHSNVETVTLDDIYCPPDLKTFDSKENTGYKTKNTDEIASTFPSDNSGFKYVILGKQLSGKTSIAKYLTKEYFNYSYLPILLSGRDFTNNLRIETIIKILEKKVKEQYKEPFLINAKNKNELIFVIDDYDKATKGEIKFWHALNNNLNKISPNIVLLGNSLMLMENFGSKDPFANYEKLGILEFGPILRKELVDKWNKLGAEDNFIDRNEVLRKNDAALDYIKTIIGKNYVPSYPLYLLTILQAYEGNVVNNTNYSLHGFYFELLINDALNTAVKDKKDISLYHNFMTELCFNMFQLQTKEVSYDTFDNFFILFCKRYDIETSFKTTLKTLENANLLIVNNGIQVPENYIYYFFVAKYIANNIYKKEIKLIISKLAERIFRKEFANILMFLTHLSKDEYIIKILIEQSSNLFKEFSPTKLSSDIEQINKLVESIPDQILDHIDVDQARIEELENEEEQELLEKELQNHKSQYDEFQLDDNIENLDFIARLSRAMKAIDLLGQVVKKHWGELDGETKEVLITETYMIGLRTLSFYINTLASNSESIADIIEEQVSRKHIKDRHVLKESVQQLTKETLFNFSFLATWGTINRVSNAVGLDKLDPTLKKVLSKNNYNSVKLIDFSTKLKYKNINLTTVDKYHEEMKDNKLCHMLLQNLVIDYLYMFNISFKEKSQLCAKLGISMQDQRYISGSSKVKKK, from the coding sequence ATGAAAGACATTAAAGAAATAAAAGTATTTATAGCTTCCCCTAGTGATGTTCAAAAAGAAAGAGAAATTTGTCAAAAGGAAATTGATAGATTAAATAAAACCCAGGGTAGTCAAGAGGGTTTTAATATTAAGCTGCTAAAATGGGAAGATACTAGACCTTCCACAGGTGAATACGCACAAGGCGAAATAAACAAACAAATCGGAACTGATTACGATATTTTTATAGGGATAATGTGGCTCAAGTTCGGGTCTCCAACAAAAAATGCTGGATCAGGAACAGAGGAGGAGTTCAACATAGCCTATCAAAACTTTCTTAAAGGGAGCGACATTACGATAATGTTTTACTTCAGTGAAGTGCCTTCAAATCCCAGCAATATAGATCTTGAACAGTTCTCAAAAGTAAAAGAGTTTCAAAAAACGGTTGGATCATATGGAAGTTTATATAAGCCCTATAGCTCTTTAGCAGATTTTAAAGATTTAGTTCACGACCATCTATATCTAGCAATCTCTGAAAAGCTGAAAAACAAAGAACAGGAAACGAAAAGTAAAGATACGGCAAATGAATTAGAGAATGACGAAATAACATTCGAGTTTACCGAAAAATTTGAAAACCATTTAAATAATGTTGGTACAAAATTCTCTCATTCTAATGTTGAAACTGTAACATTAGATGATATATATTGTCCTCCTGACTTAAAAACATTTGATAGCAAAGAAAATACAGGTTATAAAACGAAAAACACCGACGAGATAGCCTCTACTTTTCCTTCTGACAATTCAGGCTTTAAATATGTAATTTTAGGCAAGCAACTTTCAGGCAAAACTTCTATAGCCAAATATTTGACAAAAGAATATTTCAATTATTCGTATCTACCGATATTACTATCAGGAAGAGACTTTACTAATAACCTTCGTATTGAGACAATAATTAAAATTTTAGAGAAGAAGGTAAAGGAACAATATAAAGAGCCTTTTCTAATAAATGCTAAAAATAAAAATGAATTAATCTTTGTCATAGACGATTATGATAAGGCAACTAAAGGAGAAATAAAATTTTGGCATGCCCTTAATAATAATTTAAATAAAATTTCACCCAATATTGTTCTATTAGGAAACTCATTGATGCTAATGGAAAACTTTGGCAGCAAGGATCCATTTGCAAATTATGAGAAATTAGGAATTTTAGAATTTGGACCTATATTAAGAAAGGAGCTTGTTGATAAATGGAATAAGTTAGGTGCCGAAGATAATTTTATAGACAGAAATGAAGTCTTGAGAAAAAACGATGCTGCCCTCGACTATATTAAAACAATTATTGGCAAAAATTACGTACCATCTTACCCTTTATATCTATTAACTATTCTTCAAGCCTATGAAGGAAATGTCGTTAATAATACTAATTATTCATTACATGGATTTTACTTTGAACTTTTAATAAACGATGCGTTAAACACTGCAGTTAAGGATAAAAAGGACATCAGTTTGTACCATAATTTCATGACGGAGTTATGCTTTAATATGTTCCAATTGCAGACAAAAGAAGTTTCCTATGATACATTTGACAACTTCTTCATACTTTTCTGCAAAAGATATGATATCGAAACGAGTTTCAAAACAACCTTAAAAACTTTAGAGAATGCAAATCTATTAATTGTAAATAATGGCATTCAAGTTCCTGAAAACTATATTTATTACTTTTTCGTAGCAAAGTATATTGCAAATAATATATATAAAAAGGAAATAAAGTTAATAATATCTAAGCTAGCAGAAAGAATTTTCAGAAAAGAATTTGCTAATATTTTAATGTTCTTAACGCATCTATCAAAAGATGAGTACATAATAAAAATCTTAATAGAACAAAGCTCTAATTTATTTAAAGAATTTAGTCCGACAAAATTAAGTTCTGACATTGAACAAATCAATAAATTAGTCGAATCCATTCCAGATCAAATACTAGACCATATAGATGTTGATCAAGCAAGAATTGAAGAATTAGAAAATGAAGAAGAACAAGAATTATTGGAAAAAGAATTACAAAATCACAAGTCGCAATACGATGAATTTCAATTAGATGACAATATTGAAAATCTAGATTTTATAGCCAGATTGAGTAGGGCTATGAAAGCAATTGATCTGTTAGGACAGGTTGTTAAAAAGCACTGGGGTGAACTAGATGGTGAAACTAAAGAAGTGTTGATAACTGAGACCTATATGATAGGGCTTAGAACATTGTCGTTTTATATCAATACGCTAGCAAGCAATTCTGAATCCATTGCTGATATTATTGAAGAACAGGTATCACGGAAACATATAAAAGATAGGCACGTACTTAAAGAGTCCGTTCAACAACTTACTAAAGAAACACTATTTAACTTTTCGTTTTTGGCTACTTGGGGAACTATTAATAGAGTAAGTAACGCTGTAGGGCTAGATAAATTAGATCCTACATTGAAAAAAGTTCTGTCTAAGAATAACTACAATTCAGTAAAATTGATTGATTTTTCAACAAAACTTAAATACAAAAATATTAACCTAACAACAGTTGACAAATATCATGAAGAGATGAAAGACAATAAATTATGCCATATGTTATTGCAAAATCTGGTTATTGATTATCTATATATGTTTAATATATCTTTTAAGGAAAAGAGTCAACTATGCGCAAAATTAGGTATTAGTATGCAAGACCAAAGATATATTTCTGGGTCTTCAAAAGTAAAAAAGAAATGA
- a CDS encoding anthranilate synthase component I family protein: MKTIQLSTTYRKLLADTVTPVSVYLKLRDKFRNCIMLESSDYHGNENSFSYICFEPLASFELDKGTLRVELPGEETTLETLADRHDAVGRLNDFAATFKNPELPFKFLPNGLFGYMSYDAVESFEDIDLSENDEFQYHIPEIVYRTYRFVIVVDHFKNELYLFEHHPEGEKPTGKLEEIVSLINNRNLPVYGFKRDGEEVSNFTDDEYMEIVEKGREHCMRGDVFQIVLSRRFSNTFKGDEFNVYRALRSVNPSPYLFYFDYGNYKLFGSSPEAQIVIKDDEATIYPIAGTFRRTGNDEADAELAKKLYDDPKENSEHVMLVDLARNDLSRNGDNVTVETFKEIQYYSHVIHLVSKVTGRLGKNTSAIRMVADTFPAGTLSGAPKHMAMTLINRYETLRRGYYGGAIGYCGFDGTFNHAIMIRSFCSTGNRLYYQAGAGVVAKSRAESEKQEVYNKLAALHTALELAEEIRD; encoded by the coding sequence TTGAAGACCATTCAGTTGAGTACCACTTACCGGAAGCTGCTGGCGGATACCGTCACGCCTGTAAGTGTGTACCTGAAGCTGAGGGACAAGTTCCGCAACTGTATCATGCTGGAGAGTAGTGACTACCACGGCAATGAAAACAGTTTCAGCTACATCTGCTTTGAGCCGCTGGCTTCTTTTGAGCTGGACAAAGGTACGCTGCGCGTAGAACTGCCGGGCGAGGAAACGACCCTAGAGACGCTCGCTGATCGCCACGACGCGGTGGGCCGCCTGAATGACTTTGCGGCGACATTCAAAAACCCTGAACTTCCCTTCAAATTCCTCCCCAATGGCCTGTTTGGCTATATGTCGTACGACGCGGTGGAGAGCTTCGAGGACATTGACCTATCTGAAAACGACGAGTTTCAGTACCACATACCGGAGATTGTGTACCGCACGTACCGCTTCGTGATCGTGGTAGACCACTTCAAAAACGAGCTTTACCTGTTTGAACACCACCCTGAGGGCGAAAAGCCGACGGGCAAGCTGGAGGAGATCGTGTCGCTGATCAATAACCGCAACCTGCCGGTATACGGCTTTAAGCGGGACGGCGAAGAGGTGAGCAACTTCACGGACGATGAGTATATGGAGATCGTGGAGAAAGGCCGCGAGCATTGTATGCGCGGTGACGTGTTCCAGATCGTACTGAGCCGCAGGTTCAGCAATACTTTTAAAGGGGACGAGTTTAACGTGTACCGCGCCCTGCGGAGCGTAAACCCGAGCCCATACCTGTTCTACTTCGACTACGGCAACTACAAACTATTCGGCAGCAGCCCTGAGGCGCAGATCGTGATCAAGGACGATGAGGCGACCATTTACCCGATCGCGGGAACCTTCCGCCGTACGGGTAATGACGAGGCGGACGCGGAGCTGGCGAAGAAGCTGTATGACGACCCGAAGGAGAACAGCGAACACGTGATGCTGGTGGACCTGGCACGTAATGACCTGAGCCGCAACGGGGATAATGTGACGGTGGAGACTTTCAAAGAGATACAATACTACAGCCATGTGATCCACCTGGTGAGCAAGGTAACGGGCCGGCTGGGTAAAAATACGTCTGCCATCCGTATGGTGGCGGATACTTTCCCGGCGGGAACGCTGAGCGGTGCGCCGAAGCATATGGCGATGACGCTGATAAACCGGTACGAGACGCTGCGCCGCGGATACTACGGCGGCGCGATCGGCTACTGCGGATTTGACGGTACGTTTAACCACGCCATCATGATCCGTTCCTTCTGCAGCACGGGCAATCGCCTTTACTACCAGGCTGGTGCCGGGGTGGTGGCTAAGTCCAGGGCTGAGAGCGAAAAGCAGGAAGTGTACAATAAGCTGGCCGCCCTGCATACGGCTCTGGAACTGGCAGAAGAGATACGCGATTAA
- the trpB gene encoding tryptophan synthase subunit beta: MKHAVNERGYYGKFGGAYIPEMLYPNVEELRQNYLSIMESEDFRKEFQHLLRDYVGRPTPLYFAERLSEQYKTQVYLKREDLCHTGAHKVNNTIGQIILAKKLGKKKIIAETGAGQHGVATATVCALMGIECIVYMGEVDIARQRPNVERMRILGAEVRPAKSGSRTLKDATNEAMRHWINNPADTHYIIGSVVGPHPYPDMVAKFQAVISEEIKAQLKEKTGTEYPDYVIACVGGGSNAAGAYYHFLENENVKLLAAEAAGHGVDSGKSAATTFLGKPGILHGSLTLLMQTTDGQVTEPHSISAGLDYPGIGPMHAHLFDSKRAEFVAITDEESMQAGIRLSRAEGIIPAIESAHAIAVLEKVAFRPEDRVVISLSGRGDKDLETYIKWGGY, from the coding sequence ATGAAACACGCAGTAAACGAAAGAGGCTACTACGGAAAGTTTGGCGGCGCCTACATACCGGAAATGCTCTACCCCAATGTGGAGGAGCTTCGGCAAAACTACCTGAGCATCATGGAGAGCGAGGACTTCCGGAAGGAATTCCAGCACCTGCTCAGGGACTACGTAGGCCGACCTACCCCTCTGTACTTTGCAGAGCGGCTTTCTGAACAATATAAGACACAGGTGTACCTGAAGCGGGAGGACCTGTGCCACACGGGTGCCCATAAGGTGAACAACACCATCGGGCAGATCATTCTGGCCAAAAAACTGGGCAAGAAGAAGATCATCGCCGAGACGGGTGCGGGACAGCATGGCGTGGCGACTGCTACGGTATGTGCGCTGATGGGCATAGAGTGCATTGTGTACATGGGCGAGGTGGACATAGCCCGCCAGCGTCCCAATGTGGAGCGTATGCGCATACTTGGTGCGGAGGTGAGGCCTGCCAAAAGCGGCAGCCGTACGCTGAAGGACGCCACGAATGAGGCGATGCGCCACTGGATCAATAACCCTGCGGACACGCACTATATAATAGGTAGCGTAGTGGGGCCCCACCCCTACCCTGATATGGTGGCGAAGTTCCAGGCGGTGATCAGTGAGGAGATTAAAGCGCAGTTGAAGGAAAAGACGGGTACGGAATACCCCGATTACGTGATCGCCTGTGTGGGCGGTGGCAGTAATGCGGCGGGTGCGTACTACCATTTCCTGGAAAATGAAAACGTGAAGCTGCTGGCTGCAGAGGCAGCAGGGCATGGTGTGGACAGCGGAAAGTCAGCGGCCACCACCTTCCTGGGTAAGCCGGGCATCCTGCACGGCAGCCTTACGCTGCTGATGCAAACAACTGACGGCCAGGTAACAGAGCCCCACAGCATCAGCGCCGGACTCGACTACCCCGGCATCGGCCCTATGCACGCGCACCTGTTTGACAGCAAGCGGGCGGAGTTTGTGGCCATTACGGACGAGGAGTCTATGCAGGCGGGCATTCGCCTGAGCCGTGCAGAGGGTATCATTCCGGCTATTGAGTCGGCACACGCCATTGCGGTGCTGGAAAAGGTGGCCTTCCGTCCGGAGGACAGGGTTGTCATCAGCCTGAGCGGCCGCGGTGACAAGGATTTGGAAACCTATATAAAATGGGGCGGCTACTGA
- a CDS encoding phosphoribosylanthranilate isomerase: MSLRWKVCGMRDSANIREVLALKPDYMGFIFFEKSPRHAEGVLDPAVTADFPDRTIKTGVFVNAPRGYILQQADTYGLQALQLHGHETPEQCRELQDKGFTIFKVFSVGESFDFETLEAYVPHVDYFLFDTKGKNLGGNGVAFDWNVLKAYPYEVPIILSGGVDTENVSELGALEGLPLHGIDVNSRFETQPALKDTVRLIALTEKMARKG, from the coding sequence ATGAGTTTACGCTGGAAGGTCTGCGGGATGCGCGACAGCGCAAACATACGGGAGGTGCTGGCGCTGAAGCCGGACTATATGGGCTTTATTTTCTTTGAGAAAAGCCCCAGGCATGCGGAAGGTGTGCTGGACCCGGCGGTAACGGCAGATTTTCCGGATAGGACGATCAAGACAGGCGTTTTTGTGAATGCCCCTAGGGGGTACATCCTGCAGCAAGCCGACACTTACGGCCTGCAGGCCCTGCAGCTACACGGCCACGAAACACCCGAGCAGTGCCGCGAGCTACAGGACAAAGGCTTTACCATTTTCAAGGTCTTTTCCGTAGGTGAGTCATTTGACTTTGAGACGCTGGAAGCCTACGTGCCGCATGTGGACTATTTTCTTTTTGATACGAAAGGAAAGAACCTTGGGGGCAACGGGGTGGCGTTTGACTGGAACGTGCTGAAGGCTTACCCTTACGAGGTGCCTATCATCCTGAGCGGAGGGGTAGACACGGAGAATGTAAGCGAACTGGGCGCGCTGGAAGGCCTGCCTCTGCACGGTATAGACGTGAACAGCCGGTTTGAGACCCAACCGGCCCTGAAAGACACAGTAAGACTAATAGCTTTAACAGAAAAAATGGCCCGCAAGGGTTAA
- the trpA gene encoding tryptophan synthase subunit alpha: protein MSSEIQINNRIDDLFSSKKEGILNVYFTAGFPGHDNTAAIAEHLQEAGADIIEIGIPFSDPVADGPTIQESNMHALEQGMTLHKLMDQLSGIREKVSIPIILMGYMNPVMQYGVEEFCKKCEEIGVDGLILPDLPLQEYLDHYQETFRSHGLHNIFLISPQTSEERIRAIDEHSAGFIYMVSSASITGAKKGISDEQVSYFKRVNDMQLGNPRLIGFGISDNESFGRACEYASGAIIGSAFINMLRESNDLGSDITSFIHSVKGI from the coding sequence ATGTCTTCAGAAATACAGATAAATAACCGGATAGACGACCTTTTTAGCAGTAAAAAGGAAGGCATCCTGAACGTGTACTTCACGGCCGGGTTTCCCGGACATGACAATACGGCAGCGATAGCGGAGCACCTGCAGGAAGCGGGCGCGGACATCATCGAGATCGGCATTCCCTTCAGTGACCCGGTAGCAGACGGCCCTACGATACAGGAGAGCAATATGCACGCACTGGAGCAGGGCATGACGCTGCACAAGCTTATGGACCAGCTTAGCGGTATCCGTGAGAAGGTGAGCATCCCCATTATCCTGATGGGCTACATGAACCCCGTGATGCAGTACGGCGTAGAGGAGTTTTGTAAAAAGTGTGAGGAGATAGGCGTAGATGGCCTTATCCTGCCAGACCTGCCGCTGCAGGAGTACCTGGACCACTACCAGGAGACATTCCGCAGCCACGGCCTGCACAATATCTTCCTGATCTCGCCGCAGACGAGCGAGGAGCGCATCCGTGCGATAGATGAGCACAGCGCAGGTTTCATATATATGGTAAGCTCGGCGAGCATCACCGGTGCCAAAAAAGGGATATCCGATGAGCAGGTGAGCTACTTTAAGCGTGTAAATGACATGCAGCTAGGCAATCCGCGCCTCATTGGCTTCGGCATCAGCGACAATGAAAGTTTCGGCCGTGCCTGTGAGTACGCCAGCGGTGCCATTATCGGCTCTGCTTTCATCAACATGCTGCGCGAGAGCAATGACCTTGGCAGCGACATTACTTCTTTTATTCACTCCGTAAAAGGAATCTAA
- the trpC gene encoding indole-3-glycerol phosphate synthase TrpC codes for MNILDKITAHKKKEVTERKSLFPEKLLEKSIYFPTQPISMKKYLLREDRNGIIAEYKRQSPSKGIINDHAKVEKTSIGYMQAGASALSVLTDTEFFGGKNEDLQTARKYNFCPILRKDFIIDEYQIIEAKSIGADCILLIAAILKPEEVKRLAAFAHKLGLEVLLEVHDGEELKAALCDEVDLVGVNNRDLKTFQVNTDTSVQLARAIPDQFVKVSESGISDPLSVLMLREHGYRGFLIGEHFMATSRPWETCRKFIQEVKSLEARRKGQLENAY; via the coding sequence ATGAATATTTTAGATAAAATTACCGCCCACAAAAAGAAAGAAGTAACGGAGAGGAAAAGCCTCTTTCCGGAAAAATTGCTTGAGAAGAGCATTTACTTCCCGACGCAGCCCATCAGTATGAAAAAATACCTGCTGCGTGAAGACCGTAACGGTATCATAGCCGAGTACAAGCGTCAGTCGCCCAGCAAGGGCATTATCAATGACCACGCGAAGGTGGAGAAGACGAGCATCGGCTACATGCAGGCAGGTGCTTCTGCCCTTAGCGTACTGACTGATACCGAATTCTTTGGCGGAAAAAATGAAGATTTGCAGACGGCCCGTAAGTACAACTTCTGCCCTATTCTGCGTAAAGACTTTATTATAGATGAGTACCAGATCATCGAGGCGAAGAGCATCGGCGCGGACTGTATCCTGCTGATAGCGGCTATACTGAAGCCTGAAGAGGTGAAAAGACTGGCTGCTTTTGCCCATAAGCTGGGTCTGGAAGTGCTGCTGGAAGTACATGACGGTGAAGAGCTTAAAGCAGCGCTGTGTGACGAGGTGGACCTGGTAGGGGTAAATAACCGCGACCTGAAGACTTTCCAGGTAAATACGGATACGAGCGTACAGCTTGCCCGCGCGATCCCGGATCAGTTTGTGAAAGTAAGCGAAAGCGGCATCAGCGATCCGCTGAGCGTGCTGATGTTGCGTGAGCACGGCTACCGTGGCTTCCTAATCGGTGAGCATTTCATGGCGACAAGCCGGCCATGGGAAACCTGCCGCAAATTTATCCAGGAAGTAAAAAGCCTGGAAGCACGCAGAAAAGGTCAACTGGAAAACGCCTACTGA
- the trpD gene encoding anthranilate phosphoribosyltransferase: MKKILNDLFDHKSLDKATAKRILINLAQGEYNQSQVAAFLTVYLMRSITVEELGGFREAMLELCIPLDLKKYDAIDLCGTGGDGKDTFNISTLSSFVVAGAGQPVAKHGNNGVSSICGSSNLLAHFGYEFTNDPAQIEKSMEEAGISFLHAPLFHPAMKNVAPIRRDLGVKTFFNMLGPMVNPSFPRKQLVGVFSLELARLYAYLYQQTDKEFVILHALDGYDEISLTGPFKMITREGERVLEPRDLGLKPCRAEEIAGGKTIEETANIFLRILEGKGTEAQNNVILANAGMALYCGDNSLGLKGAVEKARESLTSGKAYETFRNLTKSPALAGKN; this comes from the coding sequence ATGAAAAAGATTCTAAACGACCTCTTTGACCATAAGAGCCTGGACAAGGCGACAGCCAAGCGGATACTGATTAACCTGGCGCAGGGTGAATATAACCAGAGCCAGGTGGCGGCCTTCCTTACGGTGTACCTCATGCGGAGCATTACGGTGGAGGAGCTCGGCGGCTTCCGCGAAGCGATGCTGGAGCTGTGCATTCCCCTTGACCTGAAGAAGTACGACGCGATAGACCTGTGCGGAACGGGCGGGGATGGCAAGGACACTTTTAATATAAGTACGCTGTCCTCCTTTGTAGTGGCAGGTGCGGGGCAGCCGGTAGCGAAGCATGGCAACAACGGTGTGAGCAGCATCTGCGGAAGCAGCAACCTGCTGGCGCACTTTGGCTATGAGTTTACGAACGACCCGGCCCAGATAGAGAAGAGCATGGAAGAGGCGGGTATCAGCTTTTTGCACGCCCCGCTCTTCCACCCTGCTATGAAGAATGTGGCGCCTATCCGTCGCGACCTGGGGGTGAAGACGTTCTTTAACATGCTGGGTCCGATGGTAAACCCGAGCTTCCCGCGCAAGCAGCTCGTAGGCGTATTCAGCCTGGAGCTGGCGAGGCTGTATGCGTACCTGTATCAGCAGACGGACAAGGAGTTTGTGATATTGCACGCGCTGGACGGCTACGACGAGATCAGCCTTACGGGGCCTTTTAAAATGATCACCCGCGAGGGGGAGCGCGTACTGGAGCCGCGGGACCTTGGACTGAAGCCATGCCGTGCGGAAGAAATAGCCGGAGGCAAAACGATAGAGGAAACGGCCAACATCTTCCTGCGCATACTGGAAGGCAAGGGCACGGAAGCACAGAACAACGTGATACTGGCAAATGCGGGTATGGCGCTGTACTGCGGAGATAACTCACTGGGCCTGAAGGGCGCAGTGGAGAAAGCCCGCGAGAGCCTGACGAGTGGCAAGGCTTACGAGACGTTCAGAAATTTAACGAAATCGCCTGCACTCGCTGGCAAAAACTAA